In Erpetoichthys calabaricus chromosome 6, fErpCal1.3, whole genome shotgun sequence, one genomic interval encodes:
- the fuz gene encoding protein fuzzy homolog, giving the protein MMFQAGAVQLLCLTASSGVPLFCRGRGASRQLPFSVIGSLNGVHMFGSSQDAQLSSTVTEWGRVLWRVYHESITLIAVSSEEGASELYLERLLENVFSCMVLILGLDDLANIKNVERLKRDLRSCYKLIDSFLEVPNEGVGDLTHCADCLIPQEPTILQECLDGFSQAAESEFGCLLVDGKIVVATEKWWRLAPQEVVLLSFLVRSLGGSSSRDYPVFLPQGSPNVPHRLLCFQLLAGVDVCVLCGPTPSLQKVERELVCRFWSPLIDCLRICVRLKGRCFPGTVSIPQGILGLLLINRDNSRALCSIQGFQESAQSSASFSQERRRELLRQFYTLATTRYFLAEPQGEKHRALTEEFQFGFTHEPVQCYLVTDDCKCFGIQTPQYQCFVLTTDSVPTFALRSLATRTLTALTTQTAF; this is encoded by the coding sequence ATGATGTTCCAGGCGGGCGCAGTGCAGCTGCTGTGTCTCACAGCCAGCAGCGGCGTCCCCCTCTTCTGCCGCGGGCGCGGAGCCTCTCGGCAGCTGCCCTTTTCCGTGATCGGATCCCTGAACGGAGTGCACATGTTTGGCAGCAGTCAGGACGCCCAGCTGTCTAGTACTGTCACGGAATGGGGCCGGGTGCTGTGGAGGGTCTACCACGAAAGCATCACCCTTATCGCTGTCAGCTCAGAGGAGGGCGCTAGTGAGCTGTATCTCGAACGCCTTCTGGAGAATGTCTTCAGCTGCATGGTGCTGATCCTGGGCTTGGACGACCTGGCAAACATCAAGAATGTGGAGAGACTGAAGCGGGATCTGCGCTCCTGTTACAAGCTTATCGACAGTTTTCTGGAGGTACCCAATGAGGGTGTCGGTGATCTGACACACTGTGCAGACTGTTTAATTCCTCAGGAACCGACCATCCTTCAAGAGTGCTTAGATGGCTTCTCCCAGGCTGCTGAGAGTGAGTTTGGATGCCTGTTGGTGGATGGGAAGATTGTTGTGGCCACAGAAAAATGGTGGCGCCTGGCCCCGCAGGAAGTGGTTCTTCTCTCGTTTCTAGTGCGCTCTTTGGGAGGAAGTTCTTCTAGAGACTATCCTGTGTTCCTACCCCAGGGGAGTCCTAATGTCCCTCATCGTCTACTCTGCTTTCAGTTACTTGCTGGGGTCGATGTGTGCGTACTTTGTGGGCCCACCCCTTCACTGCAAAAAGTCGAAAGAGAGCTTGTCTGCCGGTTCTGGTCCCCACTAATTGACTGCTTGCGCATCTGCGTTCGCCTGAAGGGACGTTGCTTCCCAGGCACAGTGTCAATCCCACAGGGGATTCTGGGACTGCTTCTGATCAACAGGGATAACAGTCGGGCCCTCTGTTCCATCCAGGGTTTCCAGGAGTCGGCCCAGAGCAGTGCATCTTTTTCACAAGAGAGACGGAGGGAGCTGCTTCGACAGTTCTACACGCTGGCCACCACCCGCTACTTTTTAGCAGAGCCTCAGGGGGAGAAGCACAGGGCCTTGACTGAAGAGTTCCAGTTTGGCTTCACTCATGAGCCTGTGCAGTGTTACCTGGTTACAGATGATTGCAAATGCTTTGGAATTCAGACCCCACAGTACCAATGCTTTGTGCTGACCACTGATAGTGTGCCCACCTTTGCCTTGCGGTCTCTAGCCACTCGCACACTAACTGCTCTCACCACCCAGACTGCTTTCTGA